The region ATCAGTTACAGGAGAACCTAAATACTCTTCTGCATCTGCTTTTAATTTTCCTAAAATTTTAGCTGAAATCTCTTGTGGAGTATAAACTTTATCTCCAATTTCAACTGCTGCTGCGCCATTTCTATTTACAATTTTGTATCCAACTTTTGCTTGTGCTTCTTTAGCATTCTCTTCATCCATCATTAAACCCATAATTCTTTTTACAGAATAGATAGTTTTTTCAGGGTTTGTAATAGCTTGTCTTTTTGCTGGATCACCAACTAGAACTTCACCTTTGTCTGTAAATGCAACAATAGATGGAGTAGTGTTTTTACCCTCTTTATTAGGAATAACTTTCGCTTCACCACCTTCATAAACTGCCATACAAGAGTTTGTTGTACCTAAATCTATACCAATAACTTTACTCATTTTATTATCCTTCTTTGTCTTTATTATTAATTTTTAGTTTTATTCAATAGTTTATAGACATTACGGTCATTTTCAATTAGTTAGCAATACTAACCATTGATGCTCTTAAAAGTCTGTCTTTAAACTTATAACCTTTTTGCATCACTTGTACAATTTGACCACTTTCATGTTCAGGGCTATCTACTTGCATAACTGCATCATGGAAATTTGGATCAAACTCACCATCTGTTTCAATAATTGAAATATCGTGCTTTTCAAATGCAGCATAAAAATTTTTAATTGTTAATTCAACACCCTCTTTTAGTTTTGCCAATAACTCTTCAGCTGGTAAATCAGCAGCTTCTTCAGCTGCTAAAGCCATTTCAAGAGTATCAATTGGAGCTAATAAGTCTTTTGCAAACTTTTCAGATGCATAATCTATTGCTTGATATTTTTCTTTTTCTAATCTTTTTTTAATATTTTCAAAATCTGCATGAACTCTAAAATATTTATCTTCACTCTCTTTTAACTTTGCTTCAAGTTCAGCAATCTTATCTTCATCACTTAATTGTGCAGATTCATTTGAATCAACAGTTTCGCTAACCTCATCTTGAGTTTGCTCTTCTTGTACTTGCTCTTCGTTATTTAATTCTTCTTGTTTTTCACTCAAAGTAATTCTCCTAAATCATACTAATCTTATTGTAGAAGTATTCATAATCTCTTGACAACTCACCAACGACTAACATTTTTACTTCTTTTTGTCCAACTTTACAGTTATGACATATTCCAATGTAACCTTCAGGTACTATATTGTCAAAATATAAACCTTCATCAATAGAGTCTAAAACTATCCCTTTTAAAAAAGAGTTAATGTTCTCTTCATTAAGGTTATATTTAAGTGCTAAAGAGAAAAACTCTTTTGTATTATAAATATGGAAATTTTTATTTTGTAAATGTTGACTAACCTTTTCATATATTTCAAAAGCTCCAACTTGTTTAGAGATATTTACAATATGAACTAACTCTAAACCTAGCATATCACTTAAAAATCTATATAAAGCATCAGTGAACTTTACTGTAATTGCAAATGACGAAAACTCTAAAATCATATATCTGTTTTCTACATTTAAAATATTTTTTAAAATGTCAGATTTTTGGTCTTGAATAAAAACAGATAATCCAATATCTTTTGAAAGATATTCTATAGCTTTTTCATCAACAAAATTGAGTCTAAAATTAAGCTTATTACTCCAATACATTTTTAAAGCTTCTGTTGTAGGAGTTCTTCCTGAACTTACATGTTCTTGTGCTAAGAATCCCTCGTCACCCAACTTTTTAAAATACCCTCTAATAGTAGCAGGCGAATATGTAATATCATACATATTTTTAAGTTGTGTAGAACCAATAGGCTCTAAATGCTCGATATAAGCTTTAATAATTGAATGTAATAAAAACTCTTTTTTGTCAATCATTTTATATCCACTTTCTATTTTTTAGCACTTAAAATCTTAAACTGCTAAAAATATTATACTATATGAGTGAGTAAATGTCAAGTTCTTTTTTGGCAAATGATTTATAAAAGTGCTAAATTTTAAATAATTACCATTTTTTATATACTTTTTTCCAATTATTTCAACTTTTTTCAATATAATAAAATAAAAAGAGTTGTTCAATGAAGAAATCTATTTTGTTACTTTTAATATTTAATATACTTGCTTTTAGTTCAGAATTCATAACAATAGGAACAGGTAGTGTTACAGGAACTTATTATCCAACTGGTGGAGCAATATGTAAACTTGTAAATAAATATAAAAAAGAAACAAAGATTAGATGTTCTGTTGAAGCAACTGATGCATCTGTATATAATATTAGAGCTATAGATGAAGGTGAATTAGATTTTGGGATTGCACAATCTGATGCAGTTTATCAAGCTATAAATGGAATAAAAAAATTTAAAAATCACCCTATAAAAGAGTTAAGATCTGTAATGTCAATCTACACAGAACTATTTACTCTTGTAACAAGAAAAGATGCTAATATAAAAACTATTGATGATATTGTTGGAAAAAGAATCAACTTAGGAAATGTAGGTTCAGGAAATGAAGCTACAGCAATGACTTTATTAAATGACTTAAAGATAAAACCTTCTGATTTCTCTTATGTAGGTAGATTAAAGGCTGGAGAGGCACCTGATGCTTTAAGAGATAATTTAATAGATGGGTATTTTTATATGGTTGGGCATCCAACAGCAAATATAAAGGATGCTTCTAATACTTCTGATATCTTTTTAACTCCAATTAGTGGAGCTAAGATTGATAATTTTATAAAAAGAAATCCATATTATATAAAAGATGTAATTCCTGCAAATTTATATAAAGGGGTTAAAAAGCCTGTTCCTACGTTTGGAGCAAAAGCAGTATTAGTTACTAGTTCAGATGTAAGTTCAAAAGCAGTTTACACTTTAGTAAAAGCTATATTAGAAGATTTTGAAGAGTTTAAAAAACTTCATCCTGTTTATAAGTATATAACAAAAAAATCTTTATTAGAAGGATTAGGTGCACCTTTACATGAAGGTGCAGCTAAATATTTTAAAGAGAATAATTTTATAAAATAAAATCTCTATTTTTTTAGAGGTTTTTCTATAATATACCCATAACCTTTATGAGAGATTATAAAGTCATCATCTTTTACTTTATCTTTTAATCTTTTCATAACTGTTCTAAATGCAGAATCATTTGTATTAATATCATTCCATACAAGCTCTTTAAATTTTGTAACTGGAACTACATCACCTAAATTATCAATTAATACTTTTAAGATATCAAGCTCTTTTTTTGATAATTTAACAATTGTTTCTTCATTATAAAGTTTGTCATTTATAGTATTGTATGTATATCTTTTATTTAAAGTGATTAAATCAGTTTTTTCTAAACTTCCATTATCTGCTAAAACCTCTTCTTTTGCTTTTTTAAGCATCTCCATCATATTATCAATATTTAAAGGTTTTACAAAATATCCTAAAACCCTTAAGTTTATAAGTTTTAGTAAGTCTTCTTCATTTTTATGGGCACTTACTATTATAAATCTTTGATTAGGAACTATCTCTCTAATATCATCAATCATAGAGATACCATCTTTATTTGGCATTTTTAAATCTGTAAGTACTAAATCAAATTTTTTCTTTTCTTCAAAATCATTTTTAAAAATTGAAGCACCCTCTTCTCCATCTTTTGCAACAACAACTTCATCAAAAATTGTATTAAGATAAAAAGAGAGAGTTTTTCTTGCAACATCCTCATCTTCTACTAATAAAACTCTTGTAGAATAGTTTTTCATCTCTGTTCCTATTTCATAATTTCTCTTATTATATCAAAAAATGATTTTAAAGTGGTAAATATATTGTAAATAAAACACCCTCTTTGATATTCTTTACAGATATTTTTCCATTCATATTTTTTTCTATAATAGTTTTCGCCATATATAAACCTATGCCTGTACCTTGGTTTTCAAATTTAGTTGTGAAGTATGGTTCAAATATTCTATCAATAATATTTGAAGGTATCTCTCCACAATTATTTGAAAGAGTTATCTCTACACTATCATCTTTTCTTTTTATAGTTATATTAATAACTGGATCAAATTCAATCTCTTCTTTTTTTACTTTTGCAGCATCATTTGCATTATTTAAAATATTTAAGATTACTTGTTCAAATTCATTTTTATAATTAAATATATTTACACTATCCCCATCAATTTTTAATAAAACCTTATATTTTTCTAATTGAGTTTCAACTATATTAGAGCACTCTATAAGTGCTTCTTTTATATCAAACTCTATTTTATCTTTATTTGGTTGGTAAAAGTTTCTAAAGTCATCAATAGTTTGAGACATATAATCAATTTGAACTTTTGAATCTTTTATAATATCATTTACCTCTTCTTTTGAAAGAGTGCCATAACTATCTCTAATAAAATGGATAAGAAGGTTAATATTATTTAGTGGTTGTCTCCATTGATGAGCAATATTTCCTAACATTTCACCCATTGCAGCAAGCTTACTTTGTTGAACAAGAATTCTATCTTTTTCAATATTTTTAGCTACCTCTTCATTAATCTTTTGTTTTAATTCCTCTTCAGTTAACTTCATCTCAGTTATATCATTTACATATCCATACAAATGAGTTATATTTCCAAAATCATCTTTTAAGAAAATTGTTCTATTAAACACCCATCTTATTTCGCCATCTTTATCTTTAACCCTATGAAATTTAGTAAAAGATTTATCATCATTTTTCATGGCAGTATTTAAATCTTTAACTAAATCTTTTACATCTTCTTCATAAACAAAATCAAAATATTTTACTCTTTTACTTTCAAAATCCTCTACAATATACCCATAAGAACTAATCGATTTAGACAAATACTCAACTGTAAGATTTTCATCGTTTTTCCACTTAAAAATAACTATTCTTCCATATTCAACAAGTAAATCAACATATTGTAACTCTTTTGTAAGTTTTTTTCTTTGTTCTATATCCATTGACATCATAAGCATTCTTTTATGATGATTATCATCAAAGGCTTTCCCCCTTACAAAAATCCATTTAAATTTATTTGATTTGTCTTTAATTCTATACTCACAAATAAAATGTTCACTCTTTCCTTGTAAATGGGTTTCAAATTTTTGTCTAACAATAGAAACATCATCTTTATGTATTAAATCAAACCACTCATTTAATGTATTAATGTCTCCATCTTCATAACCAAACATATCTAACCATTTTTTTGAAAAATAGATATGCTTAGTCTTTAAATCAATATCCCACAAACCATCATTTGAAGCGATAATTGCAAGTTCATATCTTTCTTTCCATTTTTTATACATAATATTTCGTGTTTCTAGTCTTTTATTGTACCTATGAAAAATTTTATTTATAAATTTTGCAAATAAAGATGAAGCAACTATTAGAAATAAAGAGATTAAACCAATTACTGCAATAGATACTGATAACTTTGAGTTATAGTCGAATTTAATTTGTGATACTTTAGCTGGTAAAAAATTGCTTTTTATCGAAACAAGATAATTATATTTTCTAAAATCATATGTATCAACAGAAGAACTATCCTGAACATCTTTATTGTATTTTTCTAAAATTTTATTTGAACTATTTAAAGTATCGTTTTTTAAAATATAATCTATATTAAGTTTTTTACCCTTGTTATAATAATTAAAAACATATCCTGAACTATAATCATAAAACCAAAAATAACTATCATTGTAATACTTACTTTTTTGAACAATAGAGTTTTCAATAACCTTTCTTGTAGTCTCTTTCATATCATCAATTTTTGAAAAAGCACCTAAATAAAGATTTTTTTTATCTAAAAGTTTAAAATAGCTTAATCTAATTTTTCTTTTCTCTTTATCTATCCAGTAAAAAAGGTTATCAACCCCAATATAAGATATATTTCTTAACATATGGTGTCTAAAGTTACTGATTTCTAGACTTGAACCAGTAAGGGTTTTAAGATAGTCAATAATATCTTGTCCATACAAAATATCATCAGAATCTTTTTTAAATAAAACAAATTCAAAATCTGTATTATTTTCTATCTCTTTTATCTTTTCTCTTATTTTATCTATTTTAATATCTTCTTTTACATAGTTTATAAAACCATAAAGAGAGATTACCGCTTCTCTTAAAGCAATCTCTTCACTGTCAAAAGAAGCACTTGCATTAAACTTTATATCATCAATAAATTGAGTTAAAATTTTATCTTTTTGAAAGGTATCTTCTTGCTTTACCAAGGATATTTCATTGTTCTTTTTAAATTCTAAAACAAAGGTAGTAACAATTATAGAAACTATTGCACTTATAAATACAAATATTAAAGGTGTAAATACTAAATGTTTTTTTATATCGGAAAGGTTATAAAACTTTCTTTTTTTAAACATTAATAAAAAACCTTAGCCAAATACAGACCATAAGGCGATGCAGGTATTCTATGAATAAATTTTTTTCTACTTAATTGAAGTTTTAAATCTTCAATTGATAATTTTCCTTCGCCTATTTTTATTAATACAGCAACCATTAGTCTTATTTGTGAACGCAAATATGAATTTGCAGTAAATTTAAAAACATAAATACCTTTATATTTATAAAACTTCGCATCAAAAACTTCTCTAACTGTATTATCCTTATCACTACCTTTTTTATGAAAATACTCGAAATCATGAACTCCAATAAAACATTTTATGGCTTCTTTAATTTTATCTTCATCAAACTCTTTTGTATGTGAAATATATTTTGAATTAAATACAGTAGGTTCTTTTTTTGAAAGTAAATATCTATAAACTCTTTTTTTAGCATGAAACCTTGAATGAAATTCATCATTTACAAATTTAATACTATTTATTTTTATAGATAAAGGTAGATGCCGATTTAAAACATCTTTCAGTTTTTCCAAATCCTTCCAGTAAGCAGGAAGTATACAATTAAACACTTGTCCTGAAGCATGAACATTTTTATCGGTTCTACCACTTAAAATGATTTTTGTATCTATATTTAATGATTTAAAAGTTTCCTGAATACTATCCTCTACACTTGAGCCATCAGGCTGTGTTTGACTCCCCTTAAAATAAGTTCCATCATAAGATATTGTAAATTTCGCATTCATTTTAATACTGCTTTTTTACACTCTTAGTATATAAGTAATAAGTCCAAGCCACCCAGACAATAGGTATAATATAAATAGAATGTAGATATAATTCTTTACTTAGAAAACTGATTAAAGAATAATAGATTACTATATAAAAAGCACACCATTGTACAACTCTACTCTTCTCGTATCTAGGGTTATAATACCCATATGTAACAGTTAAAAAAAGTGATAATAAAGGGAATAATGATAAAAGAATATAATATGCAAACTCGTCAGTTACTATATTTGTTTTAGTTAAATAAAACTTCCAAAAAGAGTATGAATCTGTAAATTGATATAAGGCTTCGTCATTCTTTATATTATTGAAAATAGTCATTGTTGAATAATCTATTTGATTAAACTCTTCATCTTTTATATTAAAAGATTTTCCATCAAAAAGTTTAAAACTAAGCTCTCCATCTTTATTATCTAAAACTGCTTTATCAGCAATAATAAATTGATCTTCATTATCTTGAGTTTGAAATAGTTTAACTTTATTATAAATCTTATCATCTCTTTCATTTATAAAGATAAGCCATTCTCCAAAGTTTTGACCAAATTCAGAGGCTTTAATATTAAAATTTGCTTCACTTTTTTTCTTTTCCATAAAAGTTTCATTTTCAAATTGCGCTTTAGGAATAAGACCTAAAGATACAATAAGTAAAGAGATTGAGACAAATAAAGTCACAGGCAAAAACATCTTTAATATATTTATTGGATTTAAACCAAATGAAGTTACAACAATCAACTCGTACTCATTTGAAAGTTTTGATAAAGTGATTGCAATAGATATAAAAAATGTTATTGGTAAAGTATAAAAAACAATTGTAGGAACAACATAACTATATAGTTTCAATAATTCAAAAAAATCCATAGTAATAACAGAAGTTAATGAAGCAATCTTCACTAAAAAAATTATTGATGTGATAAAGTACAATCCAAAAAATATTGGGAAAAATGTATGTGCTAATTGACTAAATAAATACTCTTTTAATTTCAACTAAAAACCTTTGATAAATTTAAAAAATATTCAACAACTAAACCTAAAGCTAAATATGGGATATATGGCGTTTGAATATCTTTTTTCTTGTAACTAAAATAAAGTGATGGTATTATAGCAAAAAGTGAAGATAAAAAAATAGCCACTAAAGATGCTTTTAATCCAAGTATTATACCAATGGCAGCTAATATTGGAATATCGCCTTCCCCTAAAGCTTCCTGTGTTTTTAAAGAATCATCTTTTAAAACTCTAGCTTTTATATTTTGAATATAAAAACTTATTAAAAAATTCAATAACACAAAAGCTCCTGAAATCATTAAGGCTGCTTTAAATGCATCTATTAAAGAAAGTGGTGTTACTAAAAACGAACTAACAAATGCTATTAATAACAAATAATCAGGTACTGCTTTATATTTAAAATCTATAAAAGATAGAACTATAAGGTTATAAAAA is a window of Halarcobacter sp. DNA encoding:
- the grpE gene encoding nucleotide exchange factor GrpE translates to MSEKQEELNNEEQVQEEQTQDEVSETVDSNESAQLSDEDKIAELEAKLKESEDKYFRVHADFENIKKRLEKEKYQAIDYASEKFAKDLLAPIDTLEMALAAEEAADLPAEELLAKLKEGVELTIKNFYAAFEKHDISIIETDGEFDPNFHDAVMQVDSPEHESGQIVQVMQKGYKFKDRLLRASMVSIAN
- a CDS encoding heat-shock protein: MIDKKEFLLHSIIKAYIEHLEPIGSTQLKNMYDITYSPATIRGYFKKLGDEGFLAQEHVSSGRTPTTEALKMYWSNKLNFRLNFVDEKAIEYLSKDIGLSVFIQDQKSDILKNILNVENRYMILEFSSFAITVKFTDALYRFLSDMLGLELVHIVNISKQVGAFEIYEKVSQHLQNKNFHIYNTKEFFSLALKYNLNEENINSFLKGIVLDSIDEGLYFDNIVPEGYIGICHNCKVGQKEVKMLVVGELSRDYEYFYNKISMI
- a CDS encoding TAXI family TRAP transporter solute-binding subunit, which translates into the protein MKKSILLLLIFNILAFSSEFITIGTGSVTGTYYPTGGAICKLVNKYKKETKIRCSVEATDASVYNIRAIDEGELDFGIAQSDAVYQAINGIKKFKNHPIKELRSVMSIYTELFTLVTRKDANIKTIDDIVGKRINLGNVGSGNEATAMTLLNDLKIKPSDFSYVGRLKAGEAPDALRDNLIDGYFYMVGHPTANIKDASNTSDIFLTPISGAKIDNFIKRNPYYIKDVIPANLYKGVKKPVPTFGAKAVLVTSSDVSSKAVYTLVKAILEDFEEFKKLHPVYKYITKKSLLEGLGAPLHEGAAKYFKENNFIK
- a CDS encoding response regulator transcription factor, which produces MKNYSTRVLLVEDEDVARKTLSFYLNTIFDEVVVAKDGEEGASIFKNDFEEKKKFDLVLTDLKMPNKDGISMIDDIREIVPNQRFIIVSAHKNEEDLLKLINLRVLGYFVKPLNIDNMMEMLKKAKEEVLADNGSLEKTDLITLNKRYTYNTINDKLYNEETIVKLSKKELDILKVLIDNLGDVVPVTKFKELVWNDINTNDSAFRTVMKRLKDKVKDDDFIISHKGYGYIIEKPLKK
- a CDS encoding PAS domain-containing protein is translated as MFKKRKFYNLSDIKKHLVFTPLIFVFISAIVSIIVTTFVLEFKKNNEISLVKQEDTFQKDKILTQFIDDIKFNASASFDSEEIALREAVISLYGFINYVKEDIKIDKIREKIKEIENNTDFEFVLFKKDSDDILYGQDIIDYLKTLTGSSLEISNFRHHMLRNISYIGVDNLFYWIDKEKRKIRLSYFKLLDKKNLYLGAFSKIDDMKETTRKVIENSIVQKSKYYNDSYFWFYDYSSGYVFNYYNKGKKLNIDYILKNDTLNSSNKILEKYNKDVQDSSSVDTYDFRKYNYLVSIKSNFLPAKVSQIKFDYNSKLSVSIAVIGLISLFLIVASSLFAKFINKIFHRYNKRLETRNIMYKKWKERYELAIIASNDGLWDIDLKTKHIYFSKKWLDMFGYEDGDINTLNEWFDLIHKDDVSIVRQKFETHLQGKSEHFICEYRIKDKSNKFKWIFVRGKAFDDNHHKRMLMMSMDIEQRKKLTKELQYVDLLVEYGRIVIFKWKNDENLTVEYLSKSISSYGYIVEDFESKRVKYFDFVYEEDVKDLVKDLNTAMKNDDKSFTKFHRVKDKDGEIRWVFNRTIFLKDDFGNITHLYGYVNDITEMKLTEEELKQKINEEVAKNIEKDRILVQQSKLAAMGEMLGNIAHQWRQPLNNINLLIHFIRDSYGTLSKEEVNDIIKDSKVQIDYMSQTIDDFRNFYQPNKDKIEFDIKEALIECSNIVETQLEKYKVLLKIDGDSVNIFNYKNEFEQVILNILNNANDAAKVKKEEIEFDPVINITIKRKDDSVEITLSNNCGEIPSNIIDRIFEPYFTTKFENQGTGIGLYMAKTIIEKNMNGKISVKNIKEGVLFTIYLPL
- the truA gene encoding tRNA pseudouridine(38-40) synthase TruA → MNAKFTISYDGTYFKGSQTQPDGSSVEDSIQETFKSLNIDTKIILSGRTDKNVHASGQVFNCILPAYWKDLEKLKDVLNRHLPLSIKINSIKFVNDEFHSRFHAKKRVYRYLLSKKEPTVFNSKYISHTKEFDEDKIKEAIKCFIGVHDFEYFHKKGSDKDNTVREVFDAKFYKYKGIYVFKFTANSYLRSQIRLMVAVLIKIGEGKLSIEDLKLQLSRKKFIHRIPASPYGLYLAKVFY
- a CDS encoding LptF/LptG family permease is translated as MKLKEYLFSQLAHTFFPIFFGLYFITSIIFLVKIASLTSVITMDFFELLKLYSYVVPTIVFYTLPITFFISIAITLSKLSNEYELIVVTSFGLNPINILKMFLPVTLFVSISLLIVSLGLIPKAQFENETFMEKKKSEANFNIKASEFGQNFGEWLIFINERDDKIYNKVKLFQTQDNEDQFIIADKAVLDNKDGELSFKLFDGKSFNIKDEEFNQIDYSTMTIFNNIKNDEALYQFTDSYSFWKFYLTKTNIVTDEFAYYILLSLFPLLSLFLTVTYGYYNPRYEKSRVVQWCAFYIVIYYSLISFLSKELYLHSIYIIPIVWVAWTYYLYTKSVKKQY
- a CDS encoding prepilin peptidase — translated: MGSFLNVLILRLPLGKSIVLPRSQCPSCNHLIYWYHNIPIISYFLLKGKCAYCKDEISKQYIIVELISAIITVFLYLKLSISFELLFALIFFYNLIVLSFIDFKYKAVPDYLLLIAFVSSFLVTPLSLIDAFKAALMISGAFVLLNFLISFYIQNIKARVLKDDSLKTQEALGEGDIPILAAIGIILGLKASLVAIFLSSLFAIIPSLYFSYKKKDIQTPYIPYLALGLVVEYFLNLSKVFS